One genomic window of Globicephala melas chromosome 8, mGloMel1.2, whole genome shotgun sequence includes the following:
- the C8H11orf71 gene encoding uncharacterized protein C11orf71 homolog, whose amino-acid sequence MALNYVSLSAGDRRGLVAYRSSHGDLSSSALALAMVSGDSFLVTSPEEILPEPILRSTVRLSFRTESRRAPGGGGSTIRFTEGREQEARSRSRQARFSPYPGRGVKLDFLRSVLQQRLVALGGVSAARLSA is encoded by the coding sequence ATGGCCCTGAACTATGTGTCCCTGTCTGCCGGCGATCGAAGAGGCCTGGTGGCCTACCGCTCTTCCCACGGCGACCTCAGCTCGTCGGCCTTAGCGTTGGCGATGGTCTCTGGGGACAGCTTCCTCGTTACCAGTCCCGAGGAGATTCTTCCAGAACCTATTCTTCGGTCCACTGTGCGGCTGAGCTTCCGGACCGAGAGCCGTCGGGCGCCTGGTGGCGGAGGGAGCACGATCCGCTTTACAGAGGGAAGGGAGCAGGAGGCGCGGAGCCGAAGCCGCCAAGCCAGATTCTCACCTTACCCGGGCCGTGGGGTTAAACTCGACTTCCTAAGAAGTGTCCTGCAACAGCGTCTGGTGGCACTCGGAGGTGTTAGCGCAGCCCGTCTTTCAGCTTAA
- the RBM7 gene encoding RNA-binding protein 7 yields MGAAAAEADRTLFVGNLETKVTEELLFELFHQAGPVIKVKIPKDKDGKPKQFAFVNFKHEVSVPYAMNLLNGIKLFGRPIKIQFRSGSSHASQEVSSSYPQHHVGSSSPTSTSPSRYERTVDNMTPSTPIIQRSFSSSENFQRQAVMNSVLRQMSYGGKFGSPHLDQSGFSPSVQSHNHTFNRSSTSQWRQDTPLSQRKVRQNSHTYAVDRHYSREQRYTDHGSDHHYRGSRDDFFYEERNPDGWSHDYDNRRDSGRDGKWRSSRH; encoded by the exons ATGGGGGCGGCGGCAGCGGAAGCGGATCGTACTCTCTTTGTGGGCAACCTTGAAACGAAAGTGACAGAGGAGCTCCTTTTCGAGCTTTTCCACCAG GCTGGGCCagtaataaaagtgaaaattccaAAAGATAAGGATGGTAAACCAAAGCAGTTTGCGTTTGTGAATTTCAAACATGAAGTATCTGTTCCTTATGCCATGAATCTGCTTAACGGAATCAAACTTTTTGGAAGGCCCATCAAAATTCAGTTTAGATCAG GAAGTAGCCATGCCTCACAGGAGGTCAGTTCGTCATATCCCCAGCATCATGTTGGAAGTTCAAGCCCTACTTCCACATCTCCTAGCAG GTACGAAAGGACAGTGGATAACATGACTCCATCAACACCAATAATTCAaagatctttttcttcttcagaaaattTTCAGAGACAAGCAGTG ATGAACAGTGTCTTGAGACAGATGTCATATGGAGGGAAATTTGGTTCTCCACATCTGGATCAATCAGGATTTTCCCCATCAGTTCAGTCACATAATCACACTTTTAACCGGTCTTCAACCTCCCAGTGGCGCCAAGATACACCATTATCACAGCGAAAAGTCAGACAGAATTCTCATACCTACGCAGTGGATAGACATTATAGCCGTGAACAGCGTTACACTGATCATGGGTCCGACCATCATTACAGAGGAAGCAGAGATGATTTCTTCTATGAAGAGAGAAATCCCGATGGCTGGAGCCATGACTATGATAACAGAAGAGACAGTGGTAGAGATGGAAAATGGCGCTCATCTCGACACTAA